The following coding sequences lie in one Lolium perenne isolate Kyuss_39 chromosome 2, Kyuss_2.0, whole genome shotgun sequence genomic window:
- the LOC127328992 gene encoding 7-deoxyloganetin glucosyltransferase-like, whose protein sequence is MEPGKKPHVVCMPAAAQGHITPMLKLAKILHTRGFHVTFVNTEFNQRRLLATRGPAALDGLPDFRFAAMSDGLPPSDADVHQNIPQFCYAVMNTCLPHFTALLAKLNDASSGAPPVTCIVADGVMSFAYEAAKEIGVPCAALWTSSACGFMGYRHSRQLIEQGLVPFKDAAQVTDKGHLDTVVHGFRGMCEGMRLRDFPSFIRTTDREDALLNFVMTMAERLSLPNAVVLNTFDEIEGPVLDAMRDILPPMYTIGPLHHYASLVVPVGTTVDGLGSNLWKEEDDGLFEWLDGQDANSVVYVNYGSITVMTNEELLEFAWGLAGSGYPFVWNIRPDLVKGNTAVLPPEFMSSVSGRSMMTTWCAQEKVIAHEAVGVFLTHSGWNSTLESICAGVPMLSWPFFSEQQTNCRYKCTEWGIGMEIGGEVKRVELAEMIHEVMEGEKGHEMRKRSAEWKEKAVRATLASGPAEANLDAVINDVLLARFNSPNDEK, encoded by the exons ATGGAGCCCGGCAAGAAACCGCACGTTGTATGCATGCCGGCGGCGGCGCAGGGCCACATAACGCCGATGCTCAAGCTGGCCAAGATACTCCACACCCGGGGCTTCCACGTCACCTTCGTCAACACCGAGTTCAACCAGCGTCGGCTGCTCGCCACGCGCGGGCCGGCAGCGCTAGACGGCCTCCCGGACTTCCGCTTCGCCGCCATGTCGGATGGGCTGCCGCCATCCGATGCTGATGTCCACCAGAACATCCCCCAATTTTGCTACGCCGTTATGAACACCTGCTTGCCCCACTTCACGGCACTTCTTGCCAAGCTCAATGACGCCAGCTCTGGAGCACCGCCTGTCACATGCATCGTCGCTGACGGCGTCATGTCGTTCGCCTATGAGGCTGCAAAGGAGATCGGCGTGCCGTGCGCCGCGCTGTGGACGTCTAGCGCCTGTGGGTTCATGGGGTACCGCCACTCTCGCCAGCTCATTGAGCAGGGCTTGGTTCCTTTCAAAG ATGCGGCGCAGGTCACGGACAAGGGACACCTCGACACCGTGGTGCACGGCTTCCGTGGCATGTGTGAGGGCATGCGGCTGCGGGACTTCCCCAGCTTCATACGCACCACGGACCGTGAAGACGCCCTGCTGAACTTCGTCATGACCATGGCCGAGCGGCTATCGCTTCCCAACGCGGTCGTGCTCAACACCTTCGATGAGATCGAGGGCCCAGTCCTCGACGCCATGCGCGACATCCTCCCGCCCATGTATACCATCGGCCCGCTCCACCACTACGCTAGCCTGGTAGTTCCGGTGGGTACCACGGTCGATGGCCTTGGGTCCAACCTTTGgaaggaggaggacgacggcCTCTTTGAGTGGCTCGACGGACAAGACGCAAACTCTGTCGTTTATGTCAACTATGGCAGCATCACCGTCATGACGAATGAGGAGCTCCTCGAGTTCGCGTGGGGGCTCGCCGGCAGCGGCTACCCGTTCGTGTGGAACATCCGGCCAGACCTTGTTAAGGGCAACACAGCCGTGCTACCGCCAGAATTTATGTCTTCCGTCAGCGGCCGCTCCATGATGACAACTTGGTGTGCCCAAGAAAAGGTAATTGCTCATGAGGCGGTAGGCGTCTTCTTGACGCACTCCGGGTGGAACTCGACCCTCGAGAGTATCTGCGCCGGCGTGCCAATGTTGAGTTGGCCCTTCTTCTCGGAGCAGCAAACCAACTGTCGTTACAAGTGCACCGAATGGGGAATTGGGATGGAGATTGGTGGCGAGGTGAAGAGGGTAGAGCTGGCGGAGATGATACATGAGGTGATGGAGGGGGAGAAGGGGCATGAGATGAGGAAGCGTTCGGCGGAGTGGAAGGAAAAGGCCGTGCGGGCGACATTAGCAAGTGGACCTGCCGAGGCAAATTTGGATGCAGTGATTAATGATGTACTCTTGGCAAGATTTAACTCTCCCAATGACGAAAAATAA